Part of the Apostichopus japonicus isolate 1M-3 chromosome 13, ASM3797524v1, whole genome shotgun sequence genome is shown below.
TGCTTATATAACTTAATGGTGTCAGAACAGTATTAGtttgcgtgtgcgtgtgtgtatgtgtcacATAAGTTGTCATTTCCACTTTTCGGATTAGACTGAGCTACACAAGAGACGTttcgaatatttttttttaaagaaaagtcacccaagaaagaacctgggcacgaaaaacaaaacaaccaaTATATATTATGGATCTGATTCCCCCAACAAAAATTTcaggtttaatttttttaatatattttgcttTCCTTTACAGTTTCATTCGTCACTCACACGCCACTCGCGTTTCTGTACGAGGtcgatgaatattcatcatgCAACGTCCGTCAGGGAGTTGGTAGCGGCTACCTAATTTTCTTGTTCCTCAGCACTTACGTAATCCCTCTGACCATCATCGGTGTCTGCTACGGGCTgattctctctcatctctggaAGCTAAGTCGTAATGGTAGCTCTAAAGAAACATCAGTACAGACAGCCACAAAGAAATGGAAAACGACGAAAATAGTCTTGGCGGTGATATTATTATTTGCTTTCTGTTGGTTGCCGATTCACATCGTCAACATCTGGCAAGGCTTCCAATCACGGGATAATGAATATTTCCGTTCGTGGGAATTTGCCATCATTCATACCCTAAGTTTGTGTTTGGCTTACGCCAATTCCTGCATCAATCCAATAGTTTATGCGCTGGCTGGTACAAGCTTCCGTAAACATATGAACAAAATGTTCACCTGTCTTGGGGGCGATAGGCGGGATCCTTACAGCCAGAATACGACGAAATATTCGTTACATAAACACGACACTTCTCGCACCGACGCTACTATGATGAGCCATAGTACTCACTTGTAACAAATATCTTAATATCAGGCTGACAATGGGTCTTGTTTATTAATAATACGGTATTGCATAATATGCAATATGTATTAATATAAGGAGAACTCTTTACGTTAAAGATCGTAGGTATTATGATCCCAAAATTGAGGAAGCTAAAAGTTTGCTTGAATAGATCAAAAGCAATTTTCTTGGAGCTCTGAAACCTTTAGGTTGTTCACAGAGACAACGGAGGGTTAAATAAGACAATCAAGTGtctaaagaaagagaaaaggttCATGGCTGACAGTGATAAGCTACTTGAAGTTTGACGGAACAGGGGTAACAGTCTATTTTGGACCATAAGCGCGTAAAGCTCACAGGGCGGTTAGGAGGAGAATAATCGTGGAGAATACGGGAGAACTTAAATTAGTGGAAAACAGGCAGAAGTGTTCCTTTCCATAAATAAGAGGTGACCCCTTTTGGTATGAAAAATATCCCGTCCTTTTAGGTAAAGTATATACAGAAATGCTGGAATTGTTAATCGCAAAGGAATTTGTGATTTAGAATGACACAGCTCGAAGAtttattttgtcagaaaatttgGAGGGATGTTTGTGGTTCCTCCATTGAAGTCAAGTTGCACGTCCCTCTTAGGTACCCAGTACCCCCTCTCCAGGTTCGCTTATCCTTCATCGTCCCTGTTCGGGTAAGAGAAATAAAATagcgtcggggggggggggaagggagtggCGTAGAACGGAACCATTATAACTTCACATACTACAATGTACTCCTCTTTAATTATATAATAAAGTTCACCTTCATAGACCGCTGTCTTCAATGTTGACGTTGGAAGAACTATAGAAGTATTCTTGCACGTTAAGATATAgttattttttaatgtaatCAACTGTAGGACATAATTTACGTTATCATGTCCTGTTATAGCAACATTTATAACGTAAAACCCTCTATTACTAGAAGCAAAATCAGCCGCAAATTACGGGAATGTCGGACGTGAATTTTACAGATGAGATAAAATATCTCAAAGTGACCTGTTGAGAATTGATATAGTCAGCTTGAAGACTACAAACGGGATTCTATACCGTACATGGGTCCGTATATACAGTGGCCTAGTTAGGGGCTGAGAGGTCGCGGTACAAGAATGAGATCTTCTTTACCTATACCATATACATTTGACACAAAGTCATAAAAGTGTAAATACCACAAAGTTCTGTATGTCTTATCTTATACGTGACTGGCAGTCacagcaagggcgtaggaaccgggggggggggagctgggggcgccagccccccagtgaaaaatatgggggcggaagtataattccgccccccgctccgcaagtcagaaaacccctttttcatttccaaatgagaaaaaaaaaatctcatttggagcaccaaattgcatctaaggccaggtgaaaatgcaaaattatttacaaaatggagtgggtgttgaagtgtgctatattgcaccaaattgcatctgaggccacctggaaatgcaaaaaacatccaaaggggagggggacacccacttctcttagacccctcccccaggccggccatcagtcttcagcccccgcatccactcaaaagtaccttcctacgccactgagtcACAGTGATCCAAACTGTCGGAGCTAATCCTTGCGGTATCCGAACTTTGGAGGCAATGATTCAGCGAATCGCCTGAAGCGTCTTTTCTCACTATCTCTGCGTATGTTCACgataagagggggggggggggaggggcggggtcGGGCGGTAAAAggcttaaataaaaaaaaatcgacctTCTTGAATGCAAAGCGAAAAGAACGATATACGTCACATAGGCTTTCTAATGTGTATACAATGTTCCATCATTATATGTAAATAAAGAGTTTTATGTTGTAGAtatgtttaaaattttaaatatttaatatctaAGTTAACTGTAAGCTGGGTCAATAGGCATCGGTTGTTTTCTAGAAGTtcgtatgtatatacataaatatatttaccaaTTTTTGAAGCAGACTTCCGGCTTAATAGTGACACAAAAGATAAAGAGTTCATGTACATGGATCCCGaatagtatatataatataatataatgtacattattttcatatttagtgaCGTGTTATCTTGTATATTGTATAAGAACAGGTTATGCGTTACCCAATGTCATTTTTGTAGATGAAAGCTACATTTTACGATCTAGTATCCACAACCTCTTAGTACCATGCTAGGCCGTtttaaggggtgggggggggggtggtagcgGAGATTACTGGACAGAAGCCTGCTATCATTGTCCACAAACTCGTTCCAGGAACAGTGAACTTGGGTTGTCAGTATTGcccctaaatatgctagaatgttaGATAATGGTCACACATGCTGACACTTCAACCAACACTGTAGGCTTACTTCTCTGACACTATAGTCTGTGATATTTAGTTGTCAATTTAAACATTTCCTGAATGGCTTAAAAATATTTTAGAGAATCAAAGGTTCTTGGAAAGTACTTTTGGAAACTTTCTAGCAAGTTTTAGGGTGCTAAAGTTTGAGGGGCTAATACGGATGACCTTGATACTGTCGATATAACTGATGGGTGAGGAGCAGCCAGATAGTGGTAACCATGTACGTCTGTTAGATTGAGGGGTATCCCATCATTTTATGTTATCAGACTAACATCACAAGAGAAAGTTAACAATTTGCAACCTCTGGCAATCTCAAATCCCCAATTCCTATTCTCAGTGGTAATGTCAGAGAGTAACGGAAGTCTGTAGCCTAGCTATATTGTATCATAACTATCAAATTTTCATTCTACGGTTAAAGCTTCACgccaatttatattttaaacatcGTTGAAAAGTGTATAAAATGATAAGAATCATATGTTTAAATGTCTAATTACAGATTAATCCCAACCTGGTAAAAATCTCGTCGTTCTTCATTCTTGCCAACTTTGCTGTATGATACTTCCTGTGAAGTCAAGTATTTTTCGCGTTTACAACAGACAAAAATGCTACGACGCATCCAGATGTACACTGTGAAATTCTGCCCATAGAGTTCTGTCTGATGATTTAAAGTTTCAAACAGTTTAATCTGTATTGTCCTAAAACAcgacaccccaccccccccccacctccacttATCAAAAGTATTCCTTTAATTTTAAGATCAGTAACAAAATCCCATACTTCGACAACTTCGTACAAGTTCATTGCATATATCCGACTCGGAAAATATTAGAGCACATGCACAGGTCATGCAGGCCTCATATTACATACAAATTGTACAGGAAAGTGGTTCTGTATTTGCCTACAATGAGTAACTTCTACCGTGCATAGGCGAAGGCCAGCTATCCCCTTCTATGACAAAGTGTCGACCATCTGACACCGATAACTGGATGATTTATGTGTagaataaaaatttaaaaaacattaCACGAGAAATCGTTGTAAGAGCCATGAAATGCAAGCAAAAGTATGAAAGTAAAGACACTATAAGATTTTTACTCCTCTgtcaaattgatttattttgtagATATAAACTTTGAAAACTTGAAGTGTATTCCCATGTAGCACAGCAACTCTTAATGGTAACCGGTAATTTGCTTTTCAACTTTCCCCAACATTTCTTGTAGCACCATGAAAAGTTCCTGCCATGCAGCAGTCAAAGTTCCTCATACCAGTCCAATGCTCAGTGTTTGCTATAAGGGTAATCCATACAGAATTAAGACTCAGTGCACCCAATAACTATTCAATACCTAACAATCAGGGTATGTCCCATAACAGCAGTCATATCCCAGAGTTTAAAGGTCATGAGCATTCAGTCCCCATAAATATGATGTTCTACTGTACATTCAGAGTAGGTACCCATACAAACTTTCAACAGTCAAAACGCAAGTGTACCTCACTTAGGTCTTTAACACTCAGAGTTCCCCCATGCAGGCCTTGAATACTCAACAATAAGTGTACCTCACTTAGGTCTTTAACACTCAGAGTTCCCCATGCAGGCCTTGAATACTCAACAATAAGGGTACCTCACTTAGGTCTTTAACACTCAGAGTTCCCCATGCAGGCCTTCAATACTCAACATTAAGGGTACCTCACTTAGGTCTTTAACACTCAGAGTTCCCCATGCAGGCCTTGAATACTCAACAATACTCAAGCGTACCCATAGAGGCCTTCTATACTCAATGTTCCCACAAAAATGGCCCTTGGTACTCAGTCTACCCCACAAAGGTCTCTAACATTCTATCCATGTACCATATAATAACATTCACATTCAATGCACAACATACTACCTGCATCAGTCAACATGTACTGTAACCTAGGAACGTATTCAAAACACAAAAGTGCACTCCATATTGGCAACCCAATATGCAAAAGAGCTAACTTTGATCTATATTCGAATATTTTCTCTACCATCATAACACTAACCTACAAGGTAAGTTACATTGTCGATGTGATATCATACCTAATATGTTTGAGCAGCCATGTCGATTAGTCAATTTCTGCAACTAATCATGTTGTTTCCATGTAGGCCCCAATCATGAAGTAATGAGCACATGCTGGATGAAGAATATCAATCATTTGACAACCCAACTCATTACCAAATAAATCGTTATAATGATGACAGAAGTTCTTGAGTTCAGTCCTCCTGTACGCAAATGACCAAACCATCCTCGCTCGGAAAGTATGACTGGATTAAAACATTCATTCATGGTCAGATCCTCTTTGGATTGtcccttttcatttcctttacTACATTTTTACTATAAGTTTTGTCTTATTTTGACTCTTTAAGAGATACTTAAAACAATCAAACCGGTATTTAGATCAACTGATCGCAAACTACAAAAGTGTGTGAGATTTTCAAGACATCAGAACGTTTATTGACAGTTTATTTTGAGCTGGTTGATGGATATATATTAGTGATTTCTTTAACATCAAGTCGATAGTCCAGACTAGCTTTCTTGCAGTTTGAGCATCGATGCTCAGGGGTGAGAGTCTGGTGGGTCAAGCATCAGTCCTCATAGAGGATCCTGGGTCGTGGGCCTATCAGTTTGCAGGACCACTGTTTTTAGATAGCATCTCTGAGAGTCTACTTGTTTATTGCATAATTATTGACTCCGACGGTTGTTTTATTCCTTCCCTTAAACTGGTGTTCCGTCATCTGAATGTGACTTTCTTCCGAATATTCTTGAGAGTATTGGCTTGGATCTGATGATTCAGAGCAAAACAAGAAAGGCAAACATGTCAATCGGTGAGAAGACAGCCGGATGTACACCACGGAGTGAAAGCGATATTACTTCACGTTGAACAAATGAGCAAATCAGTGACAGCAAGCTGACTGAGAAATTATAAACATTAgatattaaaaattgtaaactaAACCCTCCTAACAGGGGGATGCCTCCAAGCTGCCCATTTATATATCTGCTGGgtaaggagagagagagagggagacaTTTGAGATTAAAGACCTAGCCCAAAGACACAGCTTAACGGCCTGGTCATGACTTCACACCCGCAATCCTTAGATCCCCGAGTCCATTAATTCAAGCACTTGACCAGGGTAACAGCATCAATTACTATATGTattctctcactctctctctctctctcttaccaTGATTCTTTTAACTTGGGTTAAATCCTGATTCCTGCATAATCTGATAAATCATGTCCAATCACAGTGGTTAgttaaagttgtaagcttgaaCTTCTTGGTTGAGTACAGTATACTACCGAAGCAAATGACCAGATGTGTCTGAAATCAGAAGTACTGACCACAGCTATAAATCTAACATATTTTTAATAGGATCATTAATTATTGCCAGTAGTGTTGTTAAAGGGGAATAAAAAACTTGGATGAAAGGTCTAGGAAGAGCATTAAATTGTTATAAAAAGTGGCAACCGTCCATGCTTAGGCTGACAAAAATCTAGGCTATTAATAACACATTTATCTTTGCTAATTTTAAAATGTGATGACATTATTTTTATACATAAAACTTGTGATAGTTTGACTTGAGAGAAAGGAATGCAAAACACAATTTCACAATAAGATAATTAAACACTGATCACTTTTGACCTATCTCTGAAAAAAAGATTCTAAATATGACCTACTCTTTGCAAGCATGTCTGACATCCAACTATTGATACAATTATTCTGGATGCACATGAATGACTCACTCTGGATACATTACCACAACAAAAGCTTCATAAGTCACTGGGAATTAGAGATTAAATTACCTTGATTTTACGCATTTAACATGCCACTATCTGTGACCCTGATACTGGTGAACATGATCATGGCAGCTAAAAGGAATTTGATGAAAGCCGAAATGATACAGCCAAAATGACATGTCTAAGCTGACCTCATCTGTTTAACAGATCAATCTTGCGAGAAAAGTGACGAATTATTGGTGGGTTAACAATGTACATATGTTAACTGACTGTTAAACGTTTTCTTGACCTGCTGGTTTCTTACTAGCAGGATCAACCTAGGACAGGATTAAAACTGATAACGAGGATTCAATAAAAACACAACAGAACATGCTGCAGCAAGAACAAGACCAGCAAGGATGGGAATCTGATTTTTGTATGGTAAttggaatgaaaacatttaaagataCATCACTTCCTCTGCTACACTTAGCTTCTTAAGTTTTCACTGAATACATTAGTACTGTTGAAGGGTTGAGCTAGTAATCGGAAAATGTACTTTATTCAATGACGTTCatagaatttaaatattcatattatgggtgTGGTTTATTGCGAAAAACAACTttcaaagttgtaaatttttgaCTTTTATTCCACCattgaagttagatttgaatagataagctagttttGTATGTCGTTGTGACATCATGGGGTCATTGAGGTTGAGAAAGtcatagaaaaggatgcaaaaagctgcttttacagtgaacttgaagaaaacaggtgtgatgtcatggATGACATATTGACAAACAATCATTTGGATTATTTTTATCATTCTAGTATTTCGCCTTTGGACTGGGTAGAGTTTCACACAAGTTTTACACAAAACCAAATgaaattaaattggtatatgatTGTACTTCACAACATTTTGATGTACTTCACAACATTGCGATGAAAATCTTGGAGAAGAAAATGCACTTTCGTGCAATTGTGCATGTACAGGTATGCAAGACATCAAACTAGTTTACTACAAGTGCATTTTGCTTTTGGGACAAACTGTAAAAGTTTCAAATGTCAGCATATTTGATATTCAAACGTACAAATACCTCTAAATGCTTCTCGAAGGGCCGATGAAGTATGAGATTGAtacaaaattatgcaattttGTCAGGGTGATATGATATAAactatttaaaattatttacttCATTTGGGTGAGTGTACTTTGCCATAACTATGATGTCATCAGTGGACCACACTAAGAAATGCTTTAAGGTTTCTTGAAATTGGAACGATTAAATAACCATGGAAAGCTATGCAACAGTATGACTTTATATTGGAGAGGTATAATCTAGTGACCTCTTCAAACTAATTGTGTGGAGGGGTCCTCATTGCATCAGTCAAAtacaataacaaacaaatatagTTTCATGTCTTGTCCAAGTATGAAATTGACAAATTATTGCAAAATTGACttctacaaaacaaaatatcaaataaaatttctttATGTTTCTTATTTCATGTGTCAGCAATGGATCAAGCTAGGAGTTGACCTATGCTATAATGCATTTTATGCTCTTCACTATATTATACAGTATTTCAGTCTTTGACTTTGCTtacattccttttaaattataaCTATCTGCTTGGAGAATTAGTTTCTACTCAGCACCGAAAATGGCTTTTCGCCGAGATTTACAGTTATACTACAAGATCACAGACAATGCAGTACCAATGTTTCTTGGTTACTACGGAAACAAGCCTGACTTTATACTCGTATTCAATTTCAGATAGAATGGATAAACTTACTCTGGATCTTCTTTGGCCATTTGATAAACTCCTTCTGATTCTTCTGTTCAAAATAGAGCAAAACACGATAAATATTGACAAAAGAAAGTCttagttttgttttcaaacatttaCTTTGCATTCAGTATTCTTTGTGCTCATTTTCTGCTTCTTTCATATCCATTTTGACAGAATAGctctatcaaaaaaaaaataaaaaaaattcttacagTTCTCAAAACTCCCTTTGTAGAACGATTGAATAAAACGTCAGTTACTTTAATTTCCATCTGAATTTCGTTTCAATTTTTCCATTGTCGGTAAATTATagctatctatttttaatacCCAGGGGAAAATTGtctcacaaaaacaaaagactAATTTTACAATCACTAGCAGCCTCAATGGAACACACCGGAAAACCTATTATGTAAAACAATTTACAGTTTACAGGAAAAATTGTAGAACAATTTTCTAATAACTTGCTCAAAACAAGCACTTTAAGGACCTTCTTGTACCAGGTTTGACCAACAGTAGAGCAGTTTGCTTGTTCTGTTGTAGACCTCATCTCCCTCCACTGAGATCGAAACCTCAAAATATCACGAAAACTGTGATGGTTCACAGGCTTATCCTAGCGTATCACACTGAGATCTGAACCCaagaaatattgacaaaaaGTCACAGTACACCATGTATGCACAAGCAGATATGTGGCCCATGAAAGCTACTGCACAACACCCTCACACCTTGAGTTTCCCCCCTAAGCCAATTTCCCTCATCTCACTGGACACACCCTGTGTCTGCACTTGCAGCATAACTTTGCATCTTTCCCTTGTGTCACATGTACCCCTGATGTGAATAGATCGAAGATAGTACAGCCCTGGAGCCAAGATCAATTGGGGACTTTGGAAATGATGGCAGGGGACGGATAAAATAAGGGTAAGAGATTAGTGTTTATCAATTTCAACATAAAACATAACTTTAGGAAGAGTGGAAAAGGAAGCACAGTTTCATaattgaacccccccccccccgaaataGATCATTAATTGGTTATTTGATGGATCATTCATGGGTGATTGGCTAGGGCCTGTCCACTCAGGTACCAGCTTTATCAAGAGAGAAGATATGATTGTAAGTAATAGTTACCTCTGAGTTTGGTTAGTAGCTCTTGGGTGTAAACATCTTGTAATGGTATATCCG
Proteins encoded:
- the LOC139978382 gene encoding G-protein coupled receptor 54-like → MNTSDGVSKMVQSGDDGSSAVTPQYSDYSDYQYGPIGPFYSTVFAIFILIILMSATGNSLVIFIVLRFRAMRNSVTNFYIMNVALSDIVYTFMCVPVMAYIFFWHVWHFGNFFCKLFAVLQTATVQVTCTTLTVMTVDRYYVIISPLTSRQTRTIPKAAGISVAIWIFSFVTHTPLAFLYEVDEYSSCNVRQGVGSGYLIFLFLSTYVIPLTIIGVCYGLILSHLWKLSRNGSSKETSVQTATKKWKTTKIVLAVILLFAFCWLPIHIVNIWQGFQSRDNEYFRSWEFAIIHTLSLCLAYANSCINPIVYALAGTSFRKHMNKMFTCLGGDRRDPYSQNTTKYSLHKHDTSRTDATMMSHSTHL